The following are encoded in a window of Dioscorea cayenensis subsp. rotundata cultivar TDr96_F1 chromosome 16, TDr96_F1_v2_PseudoChromosome.rev07_lg8_w22 25.fasta, whole genome shotgun sequence genomic DNA:
- the LOC120278479 gene encoding uncharacterized protein LOC120278479, which yields MANVVADALRRKTSTSLAFSTTPYQSQLAVIRDMDVRLKIKPKGVLLATFVVRPSLLKHIQESQRSDEELMTGLQRLEKGEPSEFGLRSDGILEFEVKVCILKDTGLRRTILEEAHSSAYTVHLGSTKMYRTTKKNDWWFGMMCEIAEIVARCLVCQQVKAERQQLAGLLQLLSVLEWIWEHITMDFVVRLLYTL from the coding sequence ATGGCCAATGTGGTAGCAGATGCTCTAAGAAGAAAGACCTCAACTTCTCTAGCTTTTTCTACAACACCTTATCAGTCTCAACTTGCAGTTATTCGAGATATGGATGTGAGACTAAAGATTAAGCCAAAGGGAGTTCTGCTGGCAACTTTTGTAGTGAGACCGTCATTACTTAAGCATATTCAAGAGTCTCAGAGATCAGATGAAGAGTTAATGACAGGATTGCAAAGGTTGGAAAAAGGTGAACCTAGTGAATTTGGACTTCGAAGTGATGGCATTCTTGAGTTTGAGGTAAAAGTTTGTATTTTGAAGGATACAGGACTCAGAAGAACTATTCTAGAAGAAGCTCACTCTTCAGCCTATACAGTGCATCTAGGCAGCACTAAGATGTATCGTACGACCAAGAAAAATGATTGGTGGTTTGGAATGATGTGCGAGATCGCAGAGATTGTAGCAAGATGCTTAGTTTGTCAACAAGTAAAAGCAGAGCGTCAACAACTAGCGGGACTGTTGCAACTCTTATCTGTTCTAGAGTGGATATGGGAGCATATAACTATGGATTTTGTGGTTAGGTTACTGTACACTTTGTAG